A single Bifidobacterium scardovii JCM 12489 = DSM 13734 DNA region contains:
- a CDS encoding serine hydrolase, which yields MVGTAAALVVACVAGSVISDISASRSLDDVASSSSSAPADKSAANKDAGSEAAKTLTPTETALNGIAGLDGTAQISESGFALDSNAQMQLEQELSVFSSYGYSASFVMVDMTTGKALSSYSGTARYSASAIKGPYVLSLAATGALDLDVVSQGATESDAYIQQLIDQAITVSDNDAYVTLYDTYGAAPFAQWAAQAGTDADVTEAKYLYLSAGDMARMWAQGYDFLFDANADGASVSSDASSSSSAASSSASDSARQWLAGEFGDTLNSSIHMALGDEYAVYSKAGWINGEGDYYALNDAGIVSSASGDYVLAVMTDACGEYGLLTDLIALLDSIHSASMSA from the coding sequence ATGGTCGGCACCGCCGCGGCGCTGGTCGTCGCATGCGTTGCCGGCAGCGTGATATCGGACATTTCCGCGTCGCGGAGCCTGGACGACGTGGCGTCTTCCTCGTCCTCCGCCCCGGCCGACAAGTCCGCGGCGAACAAGGATGCCGGAAGCGAGGCGGCAAAGACGCTGACGCCCACCGAGACCGCGCTGAACGGCATCGCCGGGCTGGACGGCACCGCGCAGATTTCCGAGTCGGGGTTCGCCCTCGACTCCAACGCGCAGATGCAGCTCGAGCAGGAGTTGTCCGTATTCTCGTCATACGGTTATTCCGCATCGTTCGTGATGGTCGACATGACCACCGGAAAGGCACTCTCCTCGTACAGCGGCACGGCCCGCTACTCCGCGTCGGCGATCAAGGGGCCGTACGTGCTGTCGCTCGCCGCGACCGGCGCCCTTGACCTAGATGTGGTTTCGCAGGGCGCTACGGAATCGGACGCCTACATACAGCAGCTGATCGATCAGGCGATCACCGTCTCCGACAACGACGCCTACGTCACGCTGTACGACACCTACGGAGCCGCCCCGTTCGCGCAATGGGCCGCCCAAGCCGGAACGGATGCGGATGTGACCGAGGCCAAGTACCTGTATCTGTCCGCCGGCGATATGGCGCGCATGTGGGCGCAGGGCTACGATTTCCTCTTCGACGCAAACGCCGACGGCGCCTCCGTCTCCTCGGATGCCTCCTCGTCCTCCTCCGCCGCCTCGTCCTCCGCTTCCGACAGCGCCCGCCAGTGGCTCGCCGGCGAATTCGGCGACACGCTGAACTCCAGCATCCACATGGCTCTGGGCGACGAATATGCCGTGTACTCGAAGGCTGGGTGGATCAACGGCGAAGGCGATTACTACGCGTTGAACGATGCGGGCATCGTCTCGTCGGCGTCGGGCGACTACGTGCTGGCCGTCATGACCGACGCGTGCGGCGAATACGGGCTGCTGACCGATCTGATCGCGCTGCTCGACTCGATCCACAGCGCGTCGATGAGCGCCTGA
- the htpX gene encoding zinc metalloprotease HtpX — translation MNGKLRVHGHFNGLKTTLLFALMWGIIMLIWWATGARRSTLSVYIVIGLATTFASYWFSDKLAIASMRAREVSEQEAPALYRIVRELSAKAGKPMPHIYVAPTMSPNAFATGRNERHAAVCCTQGILQLLNEREIRGVLGHELMHVYNHDILTSAVASAMATVISYLGYSLMYLGGGSRNDRDREGSGAFGLIGVLISVVLAPIAASLIQMAISRTREYDADEDGSLLTGDPEALASALNKISYGAQTTPMAKTAGTQSVSAMMIANPFSATGFSKLFSTHPPTDQRIARLMQMAQDMRAQGITQSYGPGVGVGR, via the coding sequence ATGAACGGCAAACTGCGGGTGCACGGCCATTTCAACGGCCTGAAAACAACGCTGCTTTTCGCGTTGATGTGGGGCATCATCATGCTCATTTGGTGGGCCACCGGGGCTCGCCGCAGCACGCTGAGCGTATACATCGTCATCGGCTTGGCCACCACGTTCGCATCCTACTGGTTCTCCGACAAGCTCGCCATCGCGTCGATGCGCGCGCGCGAGGTGTCGGAACAGGAGGCCCCGGCGCTGTACCGCATCGTGCGCGAACTGTCGGCCAAGGCCGGCAAGCCGATGCCGCACATTTATGTGGCGCCGACCATGAGCCCCAACGCCTTCGCCACCGGGCGCAACGAGCGGCACGCCGCCGTATGCTGCACGCAGGGCATCCTGCAGCTGCTCAACGAACGCGAGATCCGCGGCGTGCTCGGCCATGAGCTCATGCACGTCTACAACCACGACATCCTGACTTCGGCCGTCGCCTCCGCGATGGCGACGGTGATCAGCTATCTCGGCTACTCGCTCATGTATCTCGGCGGCGGGTCCCGCAACGACCGCGACCGGGAAGGCTCCGGTGCGTTCGGCCTGATCGGCGTGCTGATCAGCGTGGTGCTGGCGCCGATCGCCGCATCGCTGATCCAGATGGCGATCTCCCGTACGCGCGAGTACGACGCCGACGAGGACGGCAGCCTGCTGACCGGCGACCCGGAGGCTCTCGCCTCGGCGCTCAACAAGATCTCGTACGGCGCGCAGACCACGCCGATGGCCAAGACCGCCGGCACGCAGTCCGTGTCCGCGATGATGATCGCCAACCCGTTCTCGGCGACCGGTTTCTCGAAGCTGTTCTCCACCCACCCCCCGACCGACCAGCGCATCGCCCGCCTCATGCAGATGGCGCAGGACATGCGCGCCCAGGGCATCACGCAATCCTATGGGCCCGGTGTGGGCGTCGGCCGATGA
- a CDS encoding heavy metal translocating P-type ATPase: MSGLIKFFTTILSVCRLVPMLPVVVIAAIPLALLGDWRPWGDAIAMPVLGGPGLGQWLVIVLVLIIVVDTVRGMIDDLRHGRAGVDLLAVVAILSTVAVHEYWASWAVALMVTSGEAIEEYAQAKAEHSLTVLLDAAPRTAHVVTLPGVGRGLAADKGDSSDGFRRVDSALAMPSPQAVSPQSASPTAPLGEGSQGGGAGLSSLGDVGSRSKNQETWLPALRGAGSRSDTEGSQSRGQAAAHRFDTVPVEQVKLDDVLMVLPGETVPVDGELLSGSATLDLSNINGEPMPREVFAGARVMSGAVNGSTALAMRATQLAADSQYQRILELVSSAQESRPAVVKTADRLAVPFTVLSLAIAGIAWAVSGVPTRFAQVLVLATPCPLLIAAPVAYIAGTGRLAAAGVLIKAQDVLENLGRVTQVFFDKTGTLTVKQPQVVRVEMLPGAAAQLDEDHVLMMAGVVESYSVHILSKGIAKAGAEAMARLRRRFEDGQRLCPEPEASWPGHGREYPVVKNINEDAGKGVSGEVNGHAVRVGRLSFAAAGEDGFLAVDRTTSSQSATDSPRRRGREAVVPADDIRTRFGLLQPDEMASYVSVDGRLIARIVLRDVPRANAKTALAELHALGVAKLAMLTGDKRASAEIIASEVGIDEVHAELFPEDKVAAVKAATNGNAVTMMVGDGVNDAPVLAVADIGVAMTDGTSTAASESAQVVVMNDDIAAVPRAIAIARRTKRVMLQAVIAGLALALVGMVAAAFNLIPVVVGAFLQEAIDVVSILWALTALIDRD; encoded by the coding sequence ATGAGCGGACTCATCAAATTCTTCACCACAATTCTTTCTGTCTGCCGTCTCGTGCCGATGCTGCCCGTCGTCGTCATCGCCGCGATACCGCTGGCGTTGCTGGGCGATTGGCGGCCGTGGGGCGACGCGATCGCGATGCCGGTGCTCGGCGGTCCCGGGCTGGGGCAGTGGCTGGTCATCGTGCTGGTGCTGATCATCGTCGTCGACACCGTGCGCGGCATGATCGACGACCTTCGCCACGGGCGGGCCGGCGTCGACCTGCTGGCCGTGGTCGCGATCCTTTCCACCGTCGCCGTCCATGAATACTGGGCGAGCTGGGCGGTCGCCCTGATGGTCACGTCCGGAGAAGCCATCGAGGAATATGCCCAGGCCAAGGCCGAACACAGCCTGACCGTGCTGCTCGACGCCGCGCCGAGGACCGCGCACGTCGTCACCCTGCCCGGTGTTGGGCGTGGGCTTGCCGCCGATAAGGGCGATTCGTCCGACGGTTTCAGGCGTGTGGACTCGGCTCTGGCGATGCCTTCCCCTCAGGCAGTCTCCCCTCAGTCGGCTTCGCCGACAGCTCCCCTCGGAGAGGGGAGCCAAGGTGGTGGCGCTGGGCTTTCTTCTCTGGGGGATGTCGGTTCGCGGAGCAAGAACCAAGAAACTTGGCTCCCCGCTCTGAGGGGAGCTGGATCGCGAAGCGATACTGAGGGGAGCCAGAGCCGGGGCCAGGCAGCCGCGCACCGCTTCGACACGGTGCCGGTCGAGCAGGTGAAGTTGGACGATGTGCTTATGGTGCTGCCCGGCGAGACCGTGCCGGTCGATGGCGAACTGCTGTCCGGCTCGGCCACGCTGGACCTGAGCAACATCAACGGCGAGCCGATGCCGCGCGAAGTGTTCGCCGGCGCCCGCGTGATGTCCGGCGCGGTGAACGGCTCGACCGCTCTGGCCATGCGGGCCACCCAGCTTGCCGCCGATTCGCAGTACCAGCGCATCCTCGAACTCGTCTCGTCCGCGCAGGAGTCGCGCCCGGCCGTGGTGAAGACGGCCGACCGGTTGGCCGTGCCCTTCACCGTGCTCTCGCTGGCGATCGCCGGCATCGCATGGGCGGTGTCCGGCGTACCGACGCGATTCGCCCAGGTGCTGGTGCTCGCCACGCCCTGCCCGCTTCTCATCGCCGCGCCGGTGGCGTACATCGCCGGCACCGGCCGCCTTGCCGCAGCCGGCGTGCTCATCAAGGCGCAGGACGTGCTCGAGAACCTCGGGCGGGTCACGCAGGTGTTCTTCGACAAAACCGGCACGCTCACCGTCAAGCAACCGCAGGTGGTGCGCGTCGAGATGCTGCCCGGCGCCGCGGCTCAACTTGACGAGGATCACGTGCTGATGATGGCCGGCGTGGTGGAAAGCTATTCGGTGCACATCCTGTCCAAGGGCATCGCCAAGGCCGGCGCGGAGGCGATGGCCCGGCTGCGCCGGCGGTTCGAGGACGGCCAGCGCCTGTGCCCTGAGCCGGAGGCCAGCTGGCCTGGGCATGGGCGTGAGTATCCGGTCGTCAAGAACATCAATGAAGACGCCGGCAAGGGCGTCTCCGGCGAAGTGAACGGACACGCGGTGCGCGTGGGCCGGCTGTCTTTCGCGGCTGCCGGGGAGGACGGATTTCTGGCGGTTGATCGGACCACCTCCAGTCAGTCTGCGACTGACAGCCCCCGCCGGCGGGGGCGTGAAGCGGTGGTTCCTGCGGATGACATCCGCACACGCTTCGGGCTGCTGCAGCCGGATGAGATGGCGTCCTATGTGTCCGTTGATGGCCGGCTGATCGCGCGCATCGTGCTGCGTGATGTGCCGCGAGCCAACGCCAAAACGGCGCTCGCCGAGCTGCATGCATTGGGCGTCGCCAAGCTCGCCATGCTCACCGGCGACAAGCGCGCCTCCGCCGAAATCATCGCGAGTGAGGTCGGCATCGACGAGGTCCATGCCGAGCTCTTCCCCGAAGACAAGGTGGCCGCCGTCAAGGCCGCCACCAATGGCAACGCCGTCACGATGATGGTCGGTGACGGCGTGAACGACGCCCCCGTGCTCGCCGTGGCGGACATCGGCGTGGCCATGACCGACGGCACTTCCACCGCCGCGTCCGAGAGCGCCCAAGTGGTCGTCATGAACGACGACATCGCCGCCGTGCCGCGCGCCATCGCCATCGCCCGGCGCACCAAGCGCGTGATGCTCCAAGCCGTGATCGCCGGCCTTGCGCTGGCGCTCGTCGGCATGGTCGCCGCCGCGTTCAACCTCATTCCCGTCGTTGTCGGCGCCTTCCTCCAGGAAGCCATCGACGTGGTGAGCATCCTCTGGGCCCTCACCGCGCTGATCGATCGGGATTAG
- a CDS encoding MurR/RpiR family transcriptional regulator: protein MSSAAHPDVTQPAVDAAAGLASSPSDPPLLAQLRAALPALGGGERRVISAMLMHPQDVPNWSTADVAEHAGTSLSTVVRACQRVGFRGYQHIRLEFARISDDAERDAAASDTVAEESAASAAFSNAIAALTVAAGTIDFSAMDRASALLVNARRILCAATGFSSPPIQDAALRLSVAGLPVRAPADVISQQFCAHTLVGGDVCLAVSYSGANVHTLNTCRIAKERGAAVVAVTNFSKAPLADLADVALVTGVMPQAHSVDPGADRVAELVALQALCAMVGERSAGDGEDDVREVIAESVTDSADR, encoded by the coding sequence ATGAGCTCGGCCGCGCATCCTGACGTGACCCAACCGGCGGTGGATGCCGCGGCTGGTTTGGCGTCGTCACCGTCCGACCCGCCCCTGCTCGCCCAGCTGCGGGCCGCCTTGCCGGCTTTGGGCGGCGGTGAGCGCCGGGTGATCTCCGCCATGCTGATGCATCCGCAGGATGTGCCCAATTGGTCCACGGCCGATGTGGCCGAGCACGCCGGCACGTCGCTGTCGACCGTGGTGCGGGCCTGCCAGCGGGTCGGCTTCCGCGGGTACCAGCACATCCGTCTGGAATTCGCCCGGATATCGGACGATGCCGAACGCGATGCGGCGGCGAGCGACACCGTCGCGGAGGAGTCGGCCGCTTCGGCCGCGTTCTCCAACGCGATCGCCGCGCTGACGGTCGCGGCGGGGACGATTGATTTTTCGGCCATGGACCGCGCCTCGGCGCTGCTGGTGAACGCGCGCCGGATCCTATGCGCGGCGACCGGGTTCTCCTCCCCCCCGATACAGGACGCGGCGCTGCGCCTGTCCGTGGCTGGTCTGCCGGTGCGCGCTCCCGCCGACGTCATCAGCCAGCAGTTCTGCGCGCACACGCTGGTCGGCGGCGATGTGTGCCTGGCGGTGAGCTACTCCGGCGCCAACGTCCATACGCTGAACACCTGCCGGATCGCCAAGGAACGCGGCGCGGCGGTGGTGGCGGTCACCAACTTCTCCAAGGCCCCGCTGGCCGATCTCGCCGACGTCGCGCTGGTCACCGGGGTGATGCCGCAGGCGCACAGCGTCGATCCCGGGGCGGACCGCGTCGCCGAATTGGTGGCGCTGCAGGCGCTGTGCGCCATGGTCGGCGAGCGTTCCGCGGGCGACGGCGAAGACGACGTGCGCGAGGTGATCGCGGAATCGGTGACGGATTCGGCCGATCGTTGA
- a CDS encoding FAD-dependent oxidoreductase, whose amino-acid sequence MTESVNTELRIAVIGAGPAGVYSSDIFLRQLKKLGEELGLGTAARIDLFEKLPVPFGLVRYGVAPDHPSIKFIASALEKTLDNPDIHLYCDVEFGKDVTLDDLLARYDAVLFATGAVKDKPLNLPGADLDGVYGAAKFVEWYDGYPTGAREWPLTAENVAVIGGGNVAMDVARELMRNADDLKAKTDIPDNVYEGIGRNKARVLHLFIRRGVAQAKFSVQELREMEKLPGVQLIINEDDFELDDDTIEVAGKDKLTRQMVEELFAIREMAEDMEDDGDVDFEGNPADRKYYVHFNSAPTEVLGEDGKVTAIRVERTETGADGKMHRTGEFTDYPVEAVYHAIGYQPAEAPGIVYDHKGAHLANANGDGRITTEADGGDVRERLYATGWAKRGPVGLIGSTKSDALMIVTNMLEDLAKAAEGGRVAADRDPESIDRLLESRGVKPIDFAGWKKIDAFERSEGAKEGREHKKVIEPDQMRDLAHA is encoded by the coding sequence GTGACTGAATCTGTGAATACTGAACTCCGCATTGCCGTTATCGGCGCCGGTCCTGCCGGCGTCTACTCCTCCGACATCTTCCTGCGCCAGCTCAAGAAGCTCGGCGAGGAGCTGGGCCTCGGCACCGCCGCCCGCATCGACCTGTTCGAGAAGCTGCCGGTGCCCTTCGGCTTGGTGCGCTACGGCGTGGCCCCCGACCACCCCTCCATCAAGTTCATCGCCTCCGCGCTGGAGAAGACGCTTGACAACCCCGACATCCACCTGTACTGCGATGTGGAGTTCGGCAAGGACGTGACCCTCGACGATCTGCTCGCGCGCTACGACGCCGTGCTGTTCGCCACCGGCGCGGTCAAGGACAAGCCGCTGAACCTGCCCGGAGCGGACCTTGACGGCGTGTACGGCGCCGCCAAGTTCGTCGAGTGGTACGACGGGTACCCGACCGGCGCGCGCGAATGGCCGCTCACCGCGGAAAACGTCGCCGTGATCGGCGGCGGCAACGTCGCGATGGATGTGGCCCGCGAGCTTATGCGCAACGCCGACGACCTCAAGGCCAAGACCGACATCCCCGACAACGTCTACGAGGGCATCGGGCGGAACAAGGCGCGCGTGCTGCACCTGTTCATCCGCCGCGGCGTGGCCCAGGCCAAGTTCAGCGTGCAGGAGCTGCGCGAAATGGAGAAGCTGCCCGGCGTGCAGCTCATCATCAACGAGGACGATTTCGAACTCGACGACGACACCATCGAGGTGGCCGGCAAGGACAAGCTGACCCGCCAGATGGTCGAAGAGCTGTTCGCGATCCGCGAGATGGCCGAGGACATGGAGGACGACGGCGACGTCGACTTCGAGGGCAACCCCGCCGACCGCAAGTATTACGTCCACTTCAACTCCGCCCCGACCGAGGTGCTCGGCGAGGACGGCAAGGTGACCGCGATCCGCGTCGAGCGCACCGAAACCGGCGCCGACGGCAAAATGCACCGCACCGGCGAGTTCACCGACTACCCGGTCGAGGCCGTGTACCACGCGATCGGCTATCAGCCGGCCGAGGCCCCCGGCATCGTCTACGACCACAAGGGCGCGCACCTGGCCAACGCGAACGGCGATGGCCGCATCACGACCGAGGCCGACGGCGGCGACGTCCGCGAGCGCCTGTACGCCACCGGCTGGGCCAAGCGCGGACCGGTCGGCCTGATCGGCTCGACCAAGTCCGACGCCCTGATGATCGTCACCAACATGCTCGAGGATCTCGCCAAGGCCGCCGAGGGCGGCCGCGTGGCGGCGGACCGCGACCCCGAATCCATCGACCGGCTGCTGGAGAGCCGCGGCGTCAAGCCGATCGACTTCGCCGGCTGGAAGAAGATCGACGCGTTCGAGCGTTCCGAAGGCGCCAAGGAAGGCCGCGAGCACAAGAAGGTCATCGAACCCGACCAGATGCGCGATCTCGCCCACGCGTGA
- a CDS encoding ABC transporter substrate-binding protein — MKVRAYATVAAGALAAMMVLSGCGSADANTNAASSDTAKDSSLSGTITVYTSEPQDKLNELTRDFNQVEPNVKVQVFRAGTGDLNARIESEQANGGVKADILWAADASTFEKYKKSDSLAAYQPKEADKLISGVADVDHYYTGTRVIPTVIAYNTNAVKSAPKSWKSLADSQYNGKIVMPNPSVSGAAAYNAAVWYMDKNLGEQWFTDLGANKPVIADSNGPVSQAVASGTQPIGVVVDYLIRDLKSKGSPVAVSYPSEGVPFVSEPIGIFKSTKNEKAAQAFIDYVLSERGQKLAVKQNYLPVRNDVGSPEGAPALDKIKLLNPDLASVTSTKSEALKSFTDHVG, encoded by the coding sequence ATGAAGGTTCGTGCATATGCCACCGTCGCCGCGGGAGCGCTCGCGGCCATGATGGTGCTCTCCGGCTGCGGCAGCGCCGACGCCAACACCAATGCGGCATCTTCGGACACCGCCAAGGATTCGTCGCTCAGCGGCACCATCACCGTCTACACTTCCGAGCCGCAGGACAAGCTCAACGAGCTGACCCGCGACTTCAACCAGGTCGAGCCGAACGTCAAGGTGCAGGTGTTCCGCGCCGGCACCGGCGACCTGAACGCCCGCATCGAGTCCGAGCAGGCCAACGGCGGCGTCAAGGCCGATATCCTGTGGGCCGCCGACGCCTCCACCTTCGAGAAGTACAAGAAGTCCGACTCGCTGGCCGCATACCAGCCGAAGGAGGCCGACAAGCTGATCAGCGGCGTGGCCGACGTGGACCACTACTACACCGGCACCCGCGTGATCCCCACGGTGATCGCGTACAACACGAACGCGGTCAAGTCCGCGCCGAAGTCATGGAAGTCCCTGGCCGACTCCCAGTACAACGGCAAGATCGTCATGCCGAACCCCTCGGTCTCCGGCGCCGCCGCCTACAATGCGGCCGTGTGGTACATGGACAAGAACCTCGGCGAGCAGTGGTTCACCGATCTGGGCGCCAACAAGCCCGTCATCGCCGACAGCAACGGCCCGGTCTCCCAGGCGGTCGCCTCCGGCACCCAGCCGATTGGCGTGGTCGTGGACTACCTGATCCGCGACCTGAAGTCCAAGGGCTCGCCGGTCGCCGTGTCCTATCCGTCCGAAGGCGTGCCGTTCGTCTCCGAGCCCATCGGCATCTTCAAGTCCACCAAGAACGAGAAGGCCGCTCAGGCGTTCATCGACTACGTGCTCAGCGAGCGCGGGCAGAAGCTCGCCGTCAAGCAGAACTACCTGCCGGTGCGCAACGACGTCGGCAGCCCGGAGGGCGCCCCGGCGCTCGACAAGATCAAGCTGCTCAACCCAGACCTCGCCTCGGTGACCAGCACCAAGAGCGAAGCGCTCAAGTCGTTCACGGATCATGTCGGCTGA
- a CDS encoding ABC transporter permease, translated as MSADTIAVTSARRSGRSLGALRAVLWVFCLLFVVMPLGAIAVYGIFSWRGAEVLNGEVLQAAINSAVSSLSAAVIATVVALALAIFVEHTDLPGRGALRMILLTPLLVPPFIGAIAWTGVFGPASPINMQWTQWFGHTLWNLYGADGVIFLLALHGYPVAYLMISVALDRVPSELEEAARISGAAPLRVLSSVTLPLVAPAALSAFILQVVSNLADFGIPSIVGTPERYTTLATLIYRYVQSGSVDNPLQVVAGIGIMMLAVTMLALSAVKRIPQRTVMFAPRSANATPLQLRGRLPIAAVLWVFGAAITLLPLFALASQSLLAAPGIPLTWQNLTLDSYRTAFESPTTMVGLTTSLALSIGAGVICGIVGMAIGSLASRSRKRSDHALGSIALLPQSVPGLIIAVGWLLLAPHVGLFNTPWVILAAYVTAFIGLVVQTVEAPLKAIPDALVDAARISGASPLTAMRDVIWRMGASAAVTGAAMVVLTAVRELTISSLLLAPDAQTLGVVIFGLQQSGAYNAAAALSLLITVIGLAALRMVTRAMRGR; from the coding sequence ATGTCGGCTGACACCATCGCCGTGACCTCCGCGAGGCGTTCCGGGCGGTCGCTCGGGGCGCTTCGCGCCGTATTATGGGTCTTTTGCCTGCTGTTCGTGGTGATGCCGCTGGGTGCGATCGCCGTGTACGGCATCTTCTCGTGGCGCGGCGCCGAAGTGCTCAACGGCGAAGTGCTGCAGGCCGCGATCAACAGCGCGGTGTCGTCGCTGTCCGCCGCCGTCATCGCCACCGTGGTCGCGCTGGCTTTGGCGATCTTCGTCGAGCACACCGATCTGCCCGGGCGCGGCGCGCTGCGCATGATCCTGCTCACCCCGCTGCTGGTGCCGCCGTTCATCGGCGCCATCGCGTGGACCGGCGTGTTCGGTCCGGCCAGCCCCATCAACATGCAGTGGACGCAGTGGTTCGGCCACACGCTGTGGAACCTGTACGGCGCCGACGGCGTGATCTTCCTGCTGGCGCTGCACGGCTACCCGGTGGCGTACCTGATGATTTCGGTCGCGCTGGACCGCGTGCCGTCCGAGCTGGAGGAGGCGGCGCGCATCAGCGGCGCGGCCCCGCTGCGGGTGCTGTCCTCGGTGACCTTGCCGCTGGTCGCCCCGGCCGCGCTGAGCGCGTTCATCCTGCAGGTGGTCAGCAATCTGGCTGACTTCGGCATCCCCTCGATCGTCGGCACGCCGGAACGGTACACGACGCTGGCCACGCTGATCTACCGCTACGTCCAGTCGGGGTCGGTCGACAACCCGCTGCAGGTGGTTGCCGGCATCGGCATCATGATGCTGGCGGTGACGATGCTGGCGTTGTCCGCCGTCAAGCGGATCCCGCAGCGCACGGTGATGTTCGCGCCGCGCTCCGCGAACGCGACGCCGCTGCAATTGCGCGGTCGCCTGCCGATCGCGGCGGTGCTGTGGGTGTTCGGCGCGGCGATCACGCTGCTGCCGCTGTTCGCCCTGGCCTCGCAGTCGCTGCTGGCTGCGCCGGGCATACCCCTGACCTGGCAGAACCTGACGCTCGACAGCTACCGGACCGCCTTCGAAAGCCCGACGACCATGGTCGGCCTGACCACGTCGCTGGCCCTGTCGATAGGGGCCGGCGTGATCTGCGGCATCGTCGGCATGGCGATCGGCTCGCTGGCATCCCGCTCGCGCAAGCGCTCCGACCACGCGCTCGGCAGCATCGCGCTGCTGCCCCAGTCGGTGCCCGGGCTGATCATCGCGGTCGGCTGGCTGCTGCTGGCTCCCCACGTCGGCCTGTTCAACACCCCGTGGGTGATCCTGGCCGCATACGTGACGGCCTTCATCGGACTGGTGGTGCAGACGGTCGAGGCGCCTCTCAAGGCCATTCCCGACGCACTGGTCGACGCCGCACGCATCAGCGGGGCTTCGCCGCTGACCGCCATGCGTGACGTCATCTGGCGGATGGGCGCTTCGGCCGCCGTCACCGGCGCGGCGATGGTGGTGCTGACCGCCGTGCGCGAGCTGACGATCTCGTCGCTGCTGCTCGCCCCCGATGCGCAGACGCTCGGCGTGGTCATATTCGGGCTGCAGCAGTCCGGCGCGTACAACGCGGCCGCGGCGCTGTCGCTGCTGATTACCGTTATTGGGCTCGCCGCGCTGCGGATGGTGACGCGGGCCATGAGAGGAAGATGA
- a CDS encoding ABC transporter ATP-binding protein — protein sequence MNTQLAEPGAAVADAVDVDGVTVRYGNGNLGLDDVSLNVRPGEFMVLIGPSGSGKTTLLRTIAGFLNPMSGSVRMNGETMAAPHVNVPPERRHLGMVFQQHAIWPHMNVGQNVAYPLVQARVPRSERSARVSKALAMVGLDGYADRDPGELSGGQRQRVAIARAVVAEPRMLLLDEALSALDEPLREALRIELKHMTAQLHLTAVHVTHDRGEALALADRIAILDHGRIRQIGTPSELLDNPASPMVAAFLGDATLIPGTCDERGFRADSLPLTVPLDHVAAHGTWGHGVLAVSPHAVSLGAWHGDEGSGAGAGSGSGAQGASAGAPVVSASLYGQVVNTVVVNWGGLEFRCAVSGIAPRTGEPVALNVGRGMFYLDGADER from the coding sequence ATGAACACACAACTGGCTGAGCCCGGAGCGGCGGTCGCCGACGCGGTGGACGTCGACGGGGTGACCGTGCGTTACGGCAACGGCAATCTGGGCCTCGACGACGTGAGTCTGAACGTGCGCCCGGGCGAATTCATGGTGCTGATCGGGCCGTCCGGCTCGGGCAAGACCACGCTGCTGCGCACGATCGCGGGATTCCTGAATCCGATGTCCGGCAGCGTGCGGATGAACGGCGAAACCATGGCCGCGCCGCACGTCAACGTGCCGCCCGAACGCAGGCATCTGGGCATGGTGTTCCAGCAGCACGCGATCTGGCCCCACATGAACGTCGGCCAGAACGTGGCCTATCCGCTGGTGCAGGCCCGCGTGCCGCGGTCCGAGCGCAGCGCGCGGGTCTCGAAGGCCCTCGCTATGGTCGGCTTGGACGGGTACGCCGACCGCGACCCCGGCGAACTGTCCGGAGGCCAGCGGCAGCGCGTCGCCATCGCGCGTGCCGTGGTGGCCGAGCCGCGCATGCTGCTGCTGGACGAGGCCTTGTCCGCATTGGACGAGCCGTTGCGCGAGGCGCTGCGCATCGAGTTGAAGCATATGACCGCGCAGCTGCATCTGACCGCCGTGCATGTGACGCACGACCGCGGCGAGGCGCTGGCGCTGGCCGACCGCATCGCGATCCTCGACCATGGGCGCATCCGTCAGATCGGCACGCCGAGCGAGTTGCTGGACAATCCGGCCAGCCCGATGGTCGCGGCGTTCCTTGGCGATGCCACGCTGATACCGGGCACATGCGACGAGCGCGGGTTCCGCGCCGACTCGCTGCCGCTGACCGTGCCGTTGGATCATGTCGCCGCGCACGGCACCTGGGGCCATGGTGTGCTTGCCGTGTCGCCGCATGCCGTGTCGCTGGGTGCGTGGCACGGCGACGAGGGCTCCGGTGCCGGTGCCGGTTCCGGTTCCGGTGCGCAGGGCGCTTCGGCCGGTGCGCCGGTCGTGTCGGCGTCGCTGTACGGGCAGGTGGTCAACACGGTCGTCGTGAACTGGGGCGGACTGGAATTCCGGTGCGCGGTGAGCGGCATCGCGCCCAGAACCGGCGAGCCAGTGGCCCTGAATGTGGGCCGCGGCATGTTCTATCTGGACGGCGCCGACGAACGGTAG